The stretch of DNA atacgcatgtaccgctccattcgcagttcatgtaggcctccatagccccGTTCATCCttcgttcgtactcctcagaTCCCCACCATTACCACCACTGCTACcaccgcgttactcatcgttcgatgatgctcttgtagagaaatttagagagaaaaaaactcGTTAAagcaagtggtgcaaatgaaaatgaaactaaaatcgcgtttatataggctTTCAAAAAAATcgagccgcaataaaaataattcaaaaacaactacattttacggaataaaatttacgattaaattacggaattaaatttacgagacatatacggaaaaattcattcatttcattaaaaaaaaggtatatagttttaaaaaaatacatgatttttttcaaaaaaaggacttcccacacacgagccccgctaCCTCACTCCCGTCGTCGCGGCGGCatcccgccgccgccgccacccggtATTCGAGCCGCGTCGAACCCCCCACCGGTGCCTCGAGACACCCAAATCCACCCGCATattctcgagcatcgagtagaggaacatcttctccgtggggtcggttgcggccttccactcttggaagacctcGAACATACGTTCCTCCGTCTTCGCACGCGAGAATAACGTGTACGCGCGTGGGGGTGGGGCCGAGATGACCTCATGGGGCGATAGGGGGCTCCTCGGCAtccggggggaggtcgtgggatcgcGCCGTAGTCGCCGGAATAGTTCGGCCTCGCTTCTTGCCACCCAGCGTCGCACCCCGCtggaacttctcggagtccttcagcaACACATAGCATTCCCGGAAGAGGAATTCCTTATACTTCCCCGACAAGGGGACCGACTCCGCTATCCTCAGGCGTCCTCCTCATTCCGTCTACTAGTCACGggcggagggcgttggcgtacaacccGAAAAATGGCCGACCGCGGCCCTAATGCGCTCCCACCtcttccggcactcctcccgCTGAAGTCTTTCCCGTGCGGGCGTTCTCCCGTAGGCGCTCTAATCTTcgccacatgttgacgaccgtggttgttcgcaaccgtGGATCGTCACACCGTCAACCACGCCTTGGCCaccccggcgtactcatcctccgtccacttcctccggaTGGGGGTGTCGTCAACGCGGGCTGCGACAactcgccgaccgccttggccttcccttcgtcttcttcttcttgccgCGGTCCCCCCGGACGGAGTGTCCGGatcccgagatcgatcccatctcatgcaatgacaaaaggtcaTCGCTAGTGACTGCCTCTCCACTcagggtcgacgtgtgagacgaagccgtcaaaatCAGAGAGGACAATAACCGTGTCCCCCCCCCCGGTGGccctgcatcccgggatgcataccGTCTGCATCCCTCCTcgccacatcatccccatcatctcgCTGCTGCATCGGGGCATACCTCCCCACCCCGGCGCCGCCCGCCGCTCCCCTCGCCCCGCCCGGCATCCCCACGGCATACCCCTGGTTCCCCCGAATGCCCCTGCACCCCTCCCCCGGCGCTccagccatcatccccatcaagCTGCCCCCAAGGGACGTTAAACCACAGGCCCATCTGTCCGCCATCTGGCCCCATCCAGATCCCACGGTACCGTGGCGTATGAGAGCTCGCTCGCCGCggactggactcgttgttgttgtccatcgctcgatgatgttCTTGTACGAaagctagagagagagaaaactcgttaaaacaaatggtcaaatgaaaatgaaactaaaatcgcgtatatataggttttcaaaaaaaaaacaaaaaaaacgaaaataggCGCGGCGATCgagcacgccacaatggcggccgcGCCCGAATCGGCTACCCCACGCCGATTTTCGCGGCCGATTCGCTGTGCCgactgcaatggttcggctagcgacgcgaatcggctagccggcattgtggatgctctaagaacaaaaaagaaaggaCATGACTATTTAGTGTAACAAATGGCATCAAATAAGTTTTTAGCATAGAGGTGGATGGGGAAAAAGAAATCGAAATCTCAAATAGTAGGATATAAAAAGGAATAATTGGGCAAATTCGAAATCTAAAAGCCAAAATAATGAGTACTCCTACAAAATAACAAGAATCACCGTTGATATCATAAGatgttaaattattaattttgtgtgtattcaagtagtaaaattgttagtaacattaaattatactTTCTCGAGATGACTCATTTCTTGATcgatacaaaattttatatagtgattTTTGTATGTAGaatgaagagataataaagtaaagataaagattcttttacaattttaagaatgaatcaattttattggtacaaattaaaaaggaaagtgatcATCTTCATCAGATAAAGTCGAGAAAAATTTCATAGAGTACACCACATGGCAATGTGAGGTGGTATGCCCGACCAATATTAATTTGCCAATTGGAAATATACAAGGCCTCTACTTCAAGCTAGAAGcataaaaaatttggaaagaaGAATGCATTCTCATTTATTATGGAAACTATCCTATTAATATGCATTTTCGTTTATGTGTACCCTAAAATGAATGATATTATCATATTGCACCATCAACTTTTTGACTTTCTGTCTTAGCTTGGTGTGCATATTGCTTCAGTGGCTTTGaccttttctttgtttttgtctTGTAACTCTTTGCTCTGCTTATCCTCGTGGGGTTTGAGTACTTTGGTGCATTTAATGCatgtattgaaaaaaatgtgagtatattattacagtTTTAATAACCTTGAATGccgtattatattttaattaaattgtctTGAACTCTTGATAATATTGTGGGTTAACCCAATCACCGTCGGACGATTTTCTTAATTGGTTTGTTAAAGATTTGAGTACTTTCCGAAATGTCCAATTCTATTATGAGTGAACTGCATAAAAGGGCCCAAACTTTTCGGCTTGTTGACGTTGacccctaacaaaaaaaatctcaccATAGGGTCTcgacaaaatataaaatcacaaaccaGGTTTTTTCGACCATAATACTCTCACCTCCTAAAAGGGCATTCTCGTCAAACACGAGACACCATGCTGACACCGCCCCGCCATGCATGCTTCATGTACCGGCACACTTACACATCAAGAGGATGTGACttaaagtaatattttttcactctatataaatatgtatcttaaaaagacttatttttaattacacttatttttaattaagatatcACAATTCATCCTCTCTCAACTCTCAaacaatttctctctctctacctaTCCCCTCGCACCTTCCTCTTCAATTTCCGGCGCGAGATCAACGACGCCGCCCTCTTTGATGCTTCGAGACCTCACCCCACCCGCCGCCCTTCGTTTTTGTTTTCCCCCATTTAcactttctcttctctttcccTCCTCCCTAGCTTTCAATTAGGGATCTAGGGTTTTTGACTACGATTCGCTTGATTACTATACCGGAAGCTTGAGCGGAATCCGGATTCGAATCCTCATCTCCTCTCAGCTCGATTCTTCGCCATGAGCTGCAGCGATTGCATCCGTTCACGTCGATTTCTCCTCGCTCGTCTCATTCTGCAAAGAGCTTCGTGTCCTCCAATCTCATCTCGTGCTCATCCAATTTCGGAGAAAGCgatacatttttctttctctcaagTATCGTCCATACTTTCCACCAAGCCGAACTTCGCCGCTACTGCGAGCCATCTCCGAAGGATTTGTCTTCGCCGGAGAACGGACATTGCCGGGGATTTGTCTTCTTGAGGAGGATTAGAGCTgggatttgaaattgattctTCATGATGGATTCAGTTTGATCGGAAAAATTCTGGCGTCGTAAAATTTGAATTCGCCGACCGCATCATGAAATTCATCATCGCATTTGTTGAATTGCGTGCTCGATTTCGTCTCCTCCATTTGAAGCTATCGCCGAATTGTGAAAACGAACAACTTCTCACTTCTTAATAATGGTTGTTAAAAATGTGTAAATTTATGTTGGAGATTATAATCTCTTTCGTCTAAAATTGGATGAAGTTGATCTATTGATAAATCtagtaaaataattgaagGGCCATAGGATATATGACCCACACTGTATGATTTTACAAAGCTCGTAAGTCAATATAGAGTGGGTGAGCGAGGATGTCGAGATGTCGGTTATCGGACAAAATTGTCCTTCAAGCTATTTGGGCAATTTCGTCcgaaaaatggcaaaatataCAAGGTTggtgattttatattttgtcgGACCCTAtgatggaatttttttttgttagggaTCAACGGTGCAACATAGCCGAAAAGTTAGGACCCTTTTATGCCGTTCACtcttctattattttttgtaatgtccaattctattattttaattcttgatTTTAAATGGGCAGTGTTATTAATGGAAAACGGTCAAACACATATTCTAGAGGGTAATGTGCCATTTTCGGGCATATGAATAAGTTTTGGAAAATGGATATCTGGAAAGTGTAGAAACAAATTTCTATTATTAGAATGTATTTCCttactcatttttataatgaGAACCGtgaaaaagggaaagagaataaaggatcaaataaacataaaaagtgAAGCATCTTTAACCATATTATTTGATCACATGATATGACATATCTATTAAAAATTAGGATAAtgataaatgtacattattgtatgtacacaatcaattttttaacattttatatttaaaaccgatttacatatattaaatgatttaaaataaatttcatactaatcattttgtaacactttaaaaaaattgaaattataacttaaataattgtatatttaagaaaaaaaatattttcctgctaaatattgtataattaattcgAATAAAGCTCGGAATCATGTTACaatttgacataaaatttctatatcacttctttcttattgctacatatgataaaataaataacaaagcaaatttttaatcaaattcaatttaatttaaaaatttaaggattaaaataatagaattggacatttaaatatatgcctttatttaaagaatttattattcaattccCACCTATAGTATTTTATTCGAATATTTCCTCAACAACATTCTTTTCGATAaccattttataattttaaagattcttttcattatttaagtTCTAATTTGATATAGAGTCTTCGTAATTCTATAGATACTTCTTAGatgtttgaactttgaagtGATGTATATAAAGAAtcaaacatattttaaaactccCCCCATTTGAAAACATACACACATTTTagactaatataaaaaaaccaaTTTTTGATACAagacttcaattttttccaaaactaTCAAAATATATCCCCTTAAAATTTCTAATACATGGGCCTTgacaacaattaaaatagtaatactCCACATCTCATTCTACTGACATTTCAATTGCAATGAAATCTAGTAGTAAAagaaacttaaataaaagCTAAGAGGAATGAGTGGAAGTCCTATATCCGACAGCATATCAGAAAAACTGAGGGAGAGGAACATGCTCACACTATATAATGTCCCCTTGGACTCAAGTCTCTATCAGTCATATTCTTCTCTCCAACTTGAACTTTTTTAATAACAAAACttggaaaattaatttcttaaacaatactataaaaattgatGTTTATTATGTTCATGAAATTCAATAAGTGAGAAAAAAGGGGTTGGCTCATGAATAAAACTTGGGTATCCAATATGGAAATCATCCTTACTGCATTGCAACATTACATGTGAAGACTGAATCATTTCcgaaacaaagaaaatttgatccactttaataattattaatctagCTAACTAATGTTGAATATTGCATATGAATGTGATAAGCAGAAACAGGGCCCTCAACAGCTGTCTCTCTCCTTCAAAGACTTGCTTGCTCTCTTTACCCCATTCATTGCATAGTAAGGATTTCCCACCTccaataatgtaatttttactTGGATTtcatattcttcatttttcgGTCTCTCATCTATTGTGGCAAAAATTAGGCCTCCGGTTCAAGACTCAAATTGTGTTACACCTTCTATTCTAGCATATCATCCTTATTAGCAAGGACTCGAATCTAAAGAACCTCGTACTATCATGAACGAACATCATATCCGACCACCTACAACTAACTCCCGCAATTCTTAAAGggttgaaataaatataaaaggtGAATCTAGATTTTTAAACTCCAAAGGGGAAAGGCCGAAAGACCCATGCATGATTCAAGTGATTACACTAATTCAAGTGAACACAGCATACAAGAATTCACATTAAACTAAGTTGGCAAACAAGGAGAATAGACCAAGCTGACCCTAACTCACTTTATGGTGCAAGGCCCACGTGCCCAGCACGTGAAACACATCAtagaaaaagatgaataatTGATAGAAGATAAAAAGGAGCAACTACAATGGACATGATACAAAAGCGAGTTTGTCAAGAAATTATACAATAGCACATGCATTTATGAGGACTATTTTCTTGTTGTCCATATTGAGGAAGCACATACTATTATGCACACAGATCAGATGTCCATTTGCTATTCTTAGTTAGTCTAactctttttttaatctccaCACTCATTTTGAGCAGTGGTACTTGATggcaaagaagaagaagacctGGTTCAGTCTAATTAAGAGGTTTTTCATTTCAGAGCCACAACTCAAGAAGGGAAAAGGTACACAACGTTATacttttcaaattcatattttactgTGTAGAAGATTTACCTGAACTGCTTGATCTCTCGTGCGCTGCAAAAGGATAAGCGAAGGAGATGGGTGCCGATTGCTTAAAGTGAAAGAACTCGTGCCATCGTCTCCGCGGAAAGGCTACCATGGCAACTCACAGCAACAGACACTCCTGAGCTTCAGCAGAATGGGGAAACAGCTCATCCCGAATCTTCTGAAAACCACAATCATGCCATTATTCGCAACAACACATTAGAAGCTTCGCTGCATCAAAGTTCAAGCTGCATTTCGTGGTTATCTAGTGAGTCTTTTTAGATCCTTTACTTCTTGAAAGTAGCACATTTAGGAGAACTAATGAGATGAGTAAAAACATTATCAATGTCATTATCACTCCAGGCTAGGAAAGCACTACGAGCACTGAAAGGAGTCGTCAAGCTTCAAGCTCTTATTCGAGGTTGGGCTGTTCGACAGCAAGCTATCAACACCCTCAAGTGTCTGCAGTCCATAGTAAACATCCAATCAGAAGTTTTCTCAAACAAGTGTGAAAGAGTTACGGAGTTGCGGTGTAAAGATTACAAATCACAGGATTTCAGCGAAAAGGACATAAAGGTTAAGTTGTGGAATGTGGTTTCCTTAATCTACATCCATGTATTTAGCTTCTGTTCtttatactaaaataagaaatagaaTTATGATGAGTACAAACAAAAAGGGTACATACACAATAAACTAcatcaataaaacaaattttaggTGCAGTTGTTTCCATTATCCATCAATATCTGATGATAAGTAATCTTCTACAAAAGTGCAGGTAGATCTCAACAGCCAAAAGAGGTGGGATGACAGTACATTGACCAAGGAAGAGCTAAAAGCCCTGCTTCTTACTAAAAGAGAGGCTTCTatcaagagagagagggtTAGAGAATACTACTTGAACCACCGGGTGAGTTTTTTTAGTGTCAACTTTCATTATAGCAATAGCATCCACTTTTTGAATTATCCTCATATCACTATATATTGCCAGAGATCTGCAGAAACAGAACGTGACAAGGTATATGGGAGACGGAGATATTGGTTAGAACAGTGGGTAGATTCCCAGCTAGCTAAAAGTGAAAGTCCAGGCAATTTGATTGGAACCTTGTCAGCTAATTCAAGAAACATAGATGAAATTGGGGGCAAACtgagaaattttcaaaagcaATATCAAGCAGATGTTTCAGAGTCTCCTGCATATGTCCCAAGAAAACCATATCATCATAGGAAGCAGCGGTCCACAGGAGATGAAACTTTATTTGTGGTTCTCCTATCATTCCTGCATACATGGCCTCGACAGAATCTGCCAAAGCGAAAGCTAGATCAACGAGCTCCCCAAGATTACGACCACTTAGTTTTGATGTATGTTCTGAGATTACCTCTCCTTATAAGCATAAGCTGTCTCCAATATCATCTATTAACAGTGAGCTGACAAGCAGTAGTTGGGTTGGGAATCATTATCATATGGGATCCTCACATCGATCTCCACGCTTTAAAGGATCACCTGGTCCAATCAAATCAACGATGAGCACGAAGGACATCAAACTTTGGGGCCTTCATCACCAAATAGGTACTAATGTTTCTCCCACAGCTTGTGCATGTCCATTGGGGAAATAAACTGTAGCAGATATCTGGGATGGGATATTTTACTTAAGTTTCATGCAAGTTATTGTATCTTATATCTTACAACCAAAACATGAAGTACCATGTCAGTGATATATCCATTCCGTTAAAAGAATTGGAAAGGAGCATAAGGACTCTCTGATCTTCATTGTACAGAAGTTTAATATAGTAATCAACTAGCACTGgtttctaaaaaaattgtaacttCAATTATCCCAGAATTTGAAGTGCTATTGACTATTAAGTTTGGACCTCTGCTTCCAGGTTAACGTGATATTTTTCCCTCTATTCCCTAATTCTCCCCAGTGATTCCGAGCATATTGTGTTTTGAATAAGTTCTGCAAATATGAAAGAGATTAGTGACAGTATCAATTGTAAGTAAATGGTTATATGAAATCAGATGTAGACACAATAAACACTgagaaattgagatgcaaAACCATTAAGCCCCCAAAAAAGACTACCACTTTTGATCATCACTGCAACACTGCGAGCAGTTATAGGCATCAAGACATTCAGCTTCTAACGCAGCCCTGTGGAGGTCTGTGCGTGCTTGATGAATTCTCCATCTCTTCGCACCTCCTTATTGATTGAATGAAGATCGTGTCGGCCTCAAATTTCACAGTCGATCATCTAAGCAAAACATCAAACAGCTTCAAGGCGCAATCAGAAACCGAGTGAAGCACAAAAGCGAAGGCTTTGGAATCATTAAAGTGGAAGCCCACCCCCGGCCAGGGGATATACTTTGCGGCGAAGAGAGGCGATACTTAGGGCGATTCGAGGAGGGAGTCTCTCCGGCGAGGCGACTACACATGGCGAAATTTATTGGGGagtttttttcaaattctgGCACGTAAGAGCGCGTTGTTGCCTAGGACGAGATCCCCCACGTGGCACGCTTTCGTCACTTGCCCAATTTGAAAAAAGGGATATTGgctataaaatcataaaatttccgcaaatttgatatttcactcact from Salvia hispanica cultivar TCC Black 2014 unplaced genomic scaffold, UniMelb_Shisp_WGS_1.0 HiC_scaffold_1087, whole genome shotgun sequence encodes:
- the LOC125197926 gene encoding protein IQ-DOMAIN 11-like, with amino-acid sequence MDMIQKRKLRCIKVQAAFRGYLARKALRALKGVVKLQALIRGWAVRQQAINTLKCLQSIVNIQSEVFSNKCERVTELRCKDYKSQDFSEKDIKVDLNSQKRWDDSTLTKEELKALLLTKREASIKRERVREYYLNHRRSAETERDKVYGRRRYWLEQWVDSQLAKSESPGNLIGTLSANSRNIDEIGGKLRNFQKQYQADVSESPAYVPRKPYHHRKQRSTGDETLFVVLLSFLHTWPRQNLPKRKLDQRAPQDYDHLVLMYVLRLPLLISISCLQYHLLTVS